TGTTGAGATAGTACAGTTAAACAGGTTTAAAGATGAACTTGAAGAAGATACATTGGTTTTCATTGTGTTAGGTGGAGATAAATCTAAGTCACACGTGACTTGGGAAACAGGACTTATAGGTATTGGACATATAGAAGATGGACCATACGATATCGGGTACAGTGGGAATAACTTCAAAGTATCTATAAATATTGACCTACTTCTTGATGATAATATTAAAAAGGATGACCTTGTTCCATATAAAGATACATACAATATTCCCGGAATATCACCCATGACTAAAGGAGAACCTAATCAGGCTTTAAGTAAAATTTCTGGTAAGCAACTATTGGGGTTAGTCCGTGCTATTTTAGATTATTATCCGGATTCAGAGGAAGAACTAGAGGATATTTTCGGTGCCCGTTTCATGTTTAATGTTAAGGAAAGAATGACATATTTAGTTGAACAAACTAGAAATTTTGAAGAACAGCAAGAGGAGAAAGGTAATGAAGTAACAACATCTAATGTAGGTATATATAGTCCAAATGTAGATAATATAAAGGGCTCACTACTAATGGATAAAGCCCCAATAGAATATTTGAAAAATTATATTAATATCCACAAAGACATAATTCTTACAGGCCCTCCGGGAACTGGGAAAACAACAATCGCAGAAAGAGCGGCTAGCGAAGGTGAAAATACAGGCTATATTGGTGGGTATATCCTAAGCACAGCAACTGATGATTGGAGTGCATTTGATACGATTGGTGGTTATATGCCTGACCCCAACCAGTCTGGTAGCCTTATCTTTCAAGAGGGATTAGTTTTGAAAAGCATTCGGCAAAATAAATGGTTGATTATTGATGAACTGAATAGAGCAGATATTGATAAAGCATTTGGGCAAATGTTTACACTTCTTTCTGGAAAGGAAATTGAATTACCGTTCAAATTAAATGGCCAACCTGTAAGGCTTAAAAAACATAGTGGGTTAACTTCTTACTTTGATTCAACCTACAGTACATATTACATTGGCCAAAATTGGCGCATTATTGCAACAATGAATACTTTTGATAAAAATAGTTTGTTCTCTTTCTCATATGCATTTATGCGTAGGTTTGGATTTATTGAGATACCAGTTCCATCTAAAGCAAACTATACTGCATTAATTAACTCAAGCAATTTACTAAATGAAGATAACAAAGAGTTTGTACTTAATGTTATAGAGAAATCTCCAAAACCACTAGGACCGGCCCTTATTATTGAATTAATGGATTATATTGAATTAACAAATAATACAAGCAGAATTGAAGCAGTATGTGGTACTATCATTCCTCAATATGAAGGGTTAGATTACAAAGATATATTCAATTTATATGAAGGACTTTTCGGTTCTTTAAGTGAGGAAGAAAGAAAAGAATTTAAGAGGTTTGTATCTGACTTTTTTGAGGTGCCTTTAAAAGGTTTTGAGAAAATTGAAAATAGGTTATCAAGTGAAGATGATGAAGATGAAGAATAGGTTAATGTATAACCTCAGCATTCAATGTATAGTAGGTGGTAATTATGCTACCAAACAATAATGACTGCTGGACAACTAAAGATTATGAAGAAATCTTAGAGAAATCTAATAAACATCTATGGAGATTTATTCAAAAGAATTCTTCCTTGTTTTCTGTCGAAGATGCTTTTTTAAATTTAACTAAACTAAGCAAAACAGACTTACAATTGCTTAGTAAAATTCATTTCATCCTTTCAGAAGAAGTCAAAATGTTTGTTGATGAGGTTGCTCCGTCTTTACTGAAAAAGTTATCTAAGACATCCTTAAAAGAGAATGAAGTTCTAAGAGGACACGTAAAAGGTAAGATAAATTGGACTAGAACCATTAAAGAAAGATACTCTACCGGAGGAGATCCTTCAATATTCGTTTGCAGCCGAAGATCAGCAGTGTTTGATTTGCCTGAAAATAGAGTTCTACTTTATCTATTAAAGCAGATATATCATATATGTAGTGAAATTACTAACTATGAACATACTGAAATAGAAGGTTTTAATGTTCCTGAATCTGATAAGTGGGATTTGACTGTCAAAAACATAGGTATAAAAACAAAAAAACTTTTGAGAAACCCGCATGTACAAAAGATTAGTGACATGCACTATTTGACAAATAAAACGTTGATTAGTGCAGAAAAAACTAGAGGGCATATGTACAATAAACTTGCAGATGTAGGCCGAAGGTTTAATGAAATGACAAACAATCCTTTAACCTACCTGAATAATATATTAAGGGGGAATGCTCTTAGGCCTTTATCAAAAGATACATTATTTGAGATTGCGGTTTTATTTAACATTTCCGATTTTCTTTCTTCAACTGGATGGACTGAGAAAAAGGCTACATTAATTGGCTCAAAGTCCAATATTATTAGTCACTATATGTTAGATGATTTGGAGTTAAAAGTATATTATCAAGGTTTACCAAAGTCATTTACAAAGAATAGTAAATATGGTCCT
This DNA window, taken from Pontibacillus yanchengensis, encodes the following:
- a CDS encoding AAA family ATPase, with protein sequence MLEEENQVSMFDDEDNLEEQDSEMSVFFEEDEGPSNEDEAEFGDDELFSEHELQNVIMYSIKTGDPDTVENILDQNNPVEIVQLNRFKDELEEDTLVFIVLGGDKSKSHVTWETGLIGIGHIEDGPYDIGYSGNNFKVSINIDLLLDDNIKKDDLVPYKDTYNIPGISPMTKGEPNQALSKISGKQLLGLVRAILDYYPDSEEELEDIFGARFMFNVKERMTYLVEQTRNFEEQQEEKGNEVTTSNVGIYSPNVDNIKGSLLMDKAPIEYLKNYINIHKDIILTGPPGTGKTTIAERAASEGENTGYIGGYILSTATDDWSAFDTIGGYMPDPNQSGSLIFQEGLVLKSIRQNKWLIIDELNRADIDKAFGQMFTLLSGKEIELPFKLNGQPVRLKKHSGLTSYFDSTYSTYYIGQNWRIIATMNTFDKNSLFSFSYAFMRRFGFIEIPVPSKANYTALINSSNLLNEDNKEFVLNVIEKSPKPLGPALIIELMDYIELTNNTSRIEAVCGTIIPQYEGLDYKDIFNLYEGLFGSLSEEERKEFKRFVSDFFEVPLKGFEKIENRLSSEDDEDEE